From the genome of Glycine max cultivar Williams 82 chromosome 2, Glycine_max_v4.0, whole genome shotgun sequence, one region includes:
- the LOC102663368 gene encoding uncharacterized protein, with product MECDPIPKAVENEDDLDDVPVAGHEEDVGAGEHVGAGEQRDAGEQRDAGEQRDADADGSEQRDADAGEQRDAGGEERDVADSEEEEEVDSDEWFINFSCMMNEVEAEVETTGYHSEELNIPISSDDEDEDVEVYPQYSQSSGVGEQKLELGMEFGTLDEFKSALREYSILMGREFRWKKNDKQRARAKCKKAFCDWEIYCAKNDVRNSFQIKTFKHNHNCCKEVNNKQANRQWVVSKLEGKLRMQPTLKCVEALEYFKQEFGVHIEVTKMWRAMKEEKQLVEGNERKQYAKVFDYAHELLRSNPGSTVKINTMPSPEGLDGCFLKSAFGGNLLSVVGLDGNNHIFVIAYAVMDIENKDNWKWFLTLLHEDLGDYIQNGWNFMLDMQKGHIPALQEVMPGAPHRFYVLHLWKNFTKQWKSKELKGIVWQCAKSTTVAKFEGHMAHLKTINCQAWEYLNKWPKQAWAKAHFSTVPKVDNICNNTCEVFNSRILQYRCKPIITMLEEIRSYIMRTMAARKIKLSGKPGPLCPVQYKRLEKELHFANQWTPIWCGDNMGLRYEVHMWGNKVEVNLAE from the exons ATGGAATGTGATCCAATTCCAAAAGCTGTTGAGAATGAGGATGATTTAGATGATGTACCTGTTGCTGGCCATGAGGAAG ATGTTGGTGCTGGTGAGCATGTTGGTGCTGGAGAGCAAAGAGATGCTGGTGAGCAGAGGGATGCTGGTGAGCAGAGGGATGCTGATGCTG ATGGTAGTGAGCAGAGGGATGCTGATGCTGGTGAGCAGAGAGATGCTGGTGGTGAAGAGAGAGATGTTGCTGATAgtgaggaggaagaggaagtTGACAGTGATGAGTGGTTTATAAATTTCTCTTGTATGATGAATGAAGTTGAAGCTGAAGTTGAGACAACTGGTTATCATTCAGAGGAGCTTAATATCCCCATTAgtagtgatgatgaagatgaggatgttgaAGTTTATCCTCAATATAGTCAAAGTAGTGGAGTTGGTGAACAGAAGTTGGAATTAGGGATGGAGTTTGGTACTCTAGATGAATTTAAATCTGCCTTGAGGGAGTATAGCATATTGATGGGCAGGGAGTTCAGGTGGAAGAAGAATGATAAACAGAGGGCTAGAGCAAAATGCAAGAAGGCATTTTGTGATTGGGAAATCTACTGTGCAAAGAATGACGTTAGAAACTCTTTTCAGATAAAGACATTTAAGCATAACCATAATTGCTGCAAAGAAGTGAACAACAAACAAGCAAATAGACAGTGGGTGGTCAGTAAACTTGAGGGCAAACTCAGAATGCAGCCAACCCTTAAATGTGTTGAAGCTTTGGAATATTTCAAGCAAGAGTTTGGAGTGCACATTGAAGTTACAAAGATGTGGAGagccatgaaagaagaaaagcaaCTAGTGGAAGGGAATGAGAGGAAACAATATGCCAAAGTATTTGATTATGCACATGAATTATTGAGGAGCAATCCTGGATCAACAGTTAAGATCAACACAATGCCAAGTCCAGAAG GTCTAGATGGATGTTTCCTAAAGAGTGCATTTGGAGGAAACTTGCTCTCTGTTGTTGGGCTTGATGGCAATAACCACATCTTTGTTATTGCTTATGCTGTTATGGACATTGAGAACAAAGACAATTGGAAATGGTTTTTAACTTTGTTGCATGAAGATCTTGGGGATTACATACAGAATGGGTGGAATTTCATGTTAGACATGCAAAAG GGACATATTCCAGCTTTACAGGAAGTCATGCCTGGTGCACCTCATAGATTCTATGTCTTGCATCTTTGGAAAAATTTTACAAAGCAATGGAAAAGCAAGGAACTTAAAGGAATTGTGTGGCAATGTGCAAAATCCACTACTGTTGCTAAGTTTGAAGGTCATATGGCCCATTTGAAGACAATCAACTGCCAGGCTTGGGAGTATTTGAATAAATGGCCCAAACAAGCATGGGCAAAAGCCCACTTCAGTACAGTACCCAAGGTGGACAATATATGCAACAACACTTGTgaggtattcaattccagaatttTACAGTATAGATGCAAGCCTATTATCACAATGCTTGAAGAAATTAGAAGTTATATCATGAGAACCATGGCTGCCCGCAAGATTAAACTTTCTGGAAAGCCTGGACCATTATGTCCAGTGCAGTATAAAAGACTAGAAAAAGAACTTCATTTTGCTAATCAATGGACTCCCATTTGGTGTGGTGATAACATGGGCCTGAGATATGAGGTCCACATGTGGGGGAATAAGGTTGAGGTCAATTTAGCTGAATGA